The Amorphus orientalis genomic interval AATGACGATCGATCCCGCCCGCTTCACCGTCTCCGCCGACGTCCGCGACATCGTCCAGGGCCGCAGGCTTCGCCGGCCCCGTCAGGCCGACTGGTCGCGTCGGCTGGTCCGCGAGAATTCCCTGAGCGTGGATGACCTGATCTGGCCGATGTTCGTGGTCGACGGCGAAGGCCGGCGCGATCCGGTTCCCTCCATGCCCGGCGTGGACCGGCTCTCGATCGACAACATCGTGCGCGAGGTCGAACGCGCCGCCCGGCTCGGCATTCCCGCCGTCGCCCTCTTTCCCTACACCGACGACCGGCTGCGCGACGAGACCGGCAGCGAGGCCCTCAACGGAAACAATCTGGTCTGCCGGTCGTGCCGGGCGATCAAGCAGGCGGTGCCGGAGATCGGCCTGATCACCGACGTCGCGCTGGATCCCTACACCAGCCACGGCCACGACGGGCTGATGTCGGGCGAGGACATCGTCAACGATGCGTCCGTTGCCCAGCTCTGCGGCCAGGCGCTGGTGCAGGCGGAGGCCGGCGCCGACGTGATCGCGCCGTCCGACATGATGGACGGGCGGGTCGGCGCGATCCGCGCGAGCCTGGACAATGCCGGCTTCGAGCAGGTGCAGATCATGGCCTATGCGGCCAAGTTCGCCTCCGCCTTCTACGGCCCGTTCCGAGACGCGATCGGCACCTCGGCGGCGCTCAAGGGCGACAAGCGCACCTACCAGATGGATCCCGGCAACTCCAACGAGGCGCTGCGCGAGGTGGAGCTGGATCTGGCCGAGGGCGCCGACAGCGTCATGGTCAAACCGGGCATGCCCTATCTCGACATCATCCGGCGCGTGAAGGACCACTTCTCGGTTCCGACCTTCGCCTACCAGGTGTCCGGCGAGTACGCGATGCTGATGGCGGCCGTGCAGAACGGCTGGCTCGACGGCGATCGGGTCATGATGGAAAGCCTGATGGCCTTCAAGCGCGCCGGCGCCGACGGCGTTCTCACCTATTTCGCGCCCCGCATCGCCGAACGGCTGCAGGGCGGACAGAGCTGACCACGGGATCCGGACCGGGAGGGCGATCGTGACCGACACCTTGACGCAGACGGCGCTTCCGCCCCTCCCCGATCTCGACGCCATCCGGGAAGCGGCGGCCGAAATCGACGGCCAGGTGGTCCGCACGCCCTGCCTGCCGGCGCCGAAGCTCTCCCAGCTCGTCGGCGCCGAGATCTACGTCAAGTACGAGAACATGCAGGTCACCAACTCCTTCAAGGACCGCGGCGCGCTGGTGCGTCTGCTGCGGCTCAGCGAGGAGGAGCGTCGCAGGGGCGTGATCGCCATGTCCGCCGGTAACCATGCCCAGGCGGTCGCCTACCATTCCAGCCGGCTCGGCATCCCCGCCACCATCGTGATGCCGGAGACCACCCCGTTCGTGAAGGTGCAGGCCACCCAGGCCCGCGGCGCACGCGTGGTGCTCAGCGGTGAGACGCTGGCGGAGTCCCAGATCGAATGCGAACGCCTGCGCGCCGAACAGGATCTGACCCTGATCCATCCCTATGACGATCCGGACGTCATCCGCGGGCAGGGCACCATCGCCCTGGAAATGCTGGAGCAGGCGCCGGACCTGGACATGCTCGTGGTGCCCATCGGCGGCGGCGGGCTGATCTCCGGCATCGCCATTGCCGCGAAGGCACTCCGGCCCGACATCACGATCGTCGGCACGGAGGCAGCCCTCTACCCGTCCATGTGGGGGATGCTGCGCGGCGAAAGCCCCACCTGCGGCGGCAACACGCTCGCCGAAGGCATCGCCGTCAAGAATGTCGGCAAGCTGACCTATGCGGCGGTCCGCGCGCTTGTCGACGACATCATGCTGGTCGACGAACCCTCGCTGGAGCGCGCGGTCAACGCCTACCTCACCCTGCAGAAGACGATGGCCGAGGGCGCCGGCGCCGCCGGCCTCGCCGCCGTCATGATGGCGCCGGAACGCTTCGCCGGCCGCAAGGTCGGCCTCGTCCTGTGCGGCGGCAACATCGATGCGCGCATCCTCGCCTCCATCATGGTGAGGGAGCTGGCGCGCGGCGAACGGATCGTGGCCCTGCGGGTCGTGATCCAGGACCGGCCGGGCGTTCTCGGCGAACTGGCGTGCACCATCGGCCGGCTCGGCGGCAACATCCTCGAGGTGTCCCACCACCGGCTGTTTCTCAACGTGCCGGCCAAGGGAACCTCGGTCGATTTCACCATCGAGATCCGCGACGCGGCCCATGCCGCCGAGCTGATCACGGCCATCGAGGGGCTGGGCTTTTCCGTCACCCGCCTGGAGGCGGCCGAATCCCATTTCTGAGGCCGCTGCGGCCGCGCCGCGCCCGGTTCTTTTGACATTCGGCGCCGCAATGCACATCTGCTGAGTGCTGCGTTCGCGGCGACCGGACCCCGGCCGGCTGCGGACGAATGGCGATTTTTCTGGAGGATTTCGCGATGAGCGCCGCGATGGACTACGAAGCCGGCCATCCCCTTTTCGACCCGTTCGCCCATCCCGAACTCTATCAGGGCATGCGGTTCCGCCGCTCCATGGCCTTCCTCATGGACTGCGTGCTGATCACGGTCCTGATGTTCGCCGCCTCCATCGCGATCCTCTTTCTCGGCGTCCTCACCCTCGGTCTGGCCTGGGTCCTGTTCGCCATTCTCTGGCCGGCCGTCGCCCTCCTCTACATCGCCTTCACCCTGGGCGGCTCGAATTCCGCGACGCCGGGCATGCGGGCCATGGGCATCGAGCTCCGGCTCTGGCACGGCGGCAAGGTCTATCCGCTGCTCGCCATGATCCACGGCGTCCTCTACTACCTCTCGGTCAGCTTCCTGACGCCGCTGGTGCTGCTGGTGGCCTTTTTCTCCGACCGCAAGCGGCTGCTCCACGACATGCTGCTCGGCACGGTCATGGTGGATTCTTCGGCGCTCCGTCAGCTCGATTCGGTGGTGGCCGGACACGACGAACCCGCCACCGCCTGATCCTGCCTACGGCGGATCGAACGGACGAACGGGCATCCGCACCTCTCCCCTTGCGCCCGATCCGGGCCGGAAATTGCGTGCCCGACCCCGAAATCGGAATGGGCTACCTTTTCGCGGCCCGGTCGACCCGCCAATATGCCCTCCTGTCTTCACGACCTTGAGCGGGTCCGTTTCGTTTCGACCTTGTCAGTGGAACGGGGCACGCTCCGGGACAATGTGGCCTGGGTCCGGTGGAACGCCGGTCCAGGCCATTTTCTTGGCGGTGGCCTCTTCTGCACGACCGGACGCGTCTTTGATCGTGACGCGGAGAAGCAGCCGGGGCACCATTCCCTTTTGATCGACGTGGCGGGATGGACCCTGCATGACGCTGATGTCCGACCTTGCGATGTGGCTGACCTTCGGCGTCATCGTCTTTTCGGTGGTGCTGTACGCGACCGAGCGATACTCGATCGAACTGATCAGTCTCGGCGTCATCGTCGCCTACATGATCATCTTCCCGGTGGCCGGTGTGGGGCCGTCGTCCCTCGACGCCAGCGCGCTGATCGCCGGGTTCGCCAATCCGGGCCTGCTGACGATCCTGGCGCTTCTCGTTGTCGGACAGGGCCTGTTTCACACCGACGCCCTGGATGGAGCGGCGCGGATTATGGTGAAGGCCGTCGACCGGGTCGGCGGGATCGCCATTGCCGGCGCCTTCCTCTGCATCGGTCTCCTCAGCGCATTCATGAACAACACCCCCGTGGTGGTCATGTTTCTGCCGGTCATCGCCGCGCTGGGCACTGCCGTGGGCCGGTCGTCGTCCCGCCTGCTGATGCCGCTTTCCTTCATCTCGATCCTGGGCGGCATGGCGACGGTGATCGGCTCCTCCACCAACCTCCTGGCCGTCGACGTGGCGCGGCGGGCGGGTGTGGCCGATATCGGCTTCTTTTCCTTCACCCCGATCGCCCTGATCCTGATCGCGGTCGGTGCGATCTACGTCCTCGGCGTGATGCCACGCATCCTCACGCCGCGCCGGACCATGGCCGACGAACTCAGAGCCGGCGCCGGGCGCCAGTTCATCGCCGAGATTCCGGTGCGCGAGGGGCATCCGCTGAACGGAGCAAAGTCCCAGGCCGGGCTGTTTCCGCAGCTCTCCGAGATCACCGTGCGCCTGGTCCAGCGCGGCGAGCGCGCGATCCTGCCCCCATTCGAGGACGTCACCCTCAGGGCCGGCGACATCGTCATCGTCGCCGCGACCCGGCCAAAGCTGGAAAAGATCCTCTCCCAGAAGAACACGATGATGCCGGACGCGGCGTCCGACGGAGAGCCGGAGCCCCAGCCCCTGCCTGGCGGCGTGGTCACCCTCGCCGAGGCGATCGTCGCGCCCGGCTCGCGTCTCATCGGCCGGACCACCCCCCAGGCCGGATTCCGGACCGACACGGGCTGCGTCGCGCTGGGCATCCAGCGGCGCAGCCGGATGCCGCGGACGCCGCTGACGGAGATCCGCATGGAGGCCGGCGACGTCCTGCTGTTCGCCGGAACC includes:
- the hemB gene encoding porphobilinogen synthase codes for the protein MTIDPARFTVSADVRDIVQGRRLRRPRQADWSRRLVRENSLSVDDLIWPMFVVDGEGRRDPVPSMPGVDRLSIDNIVREVERAARLGIPAVALFPYTDDRLRDETGSEALNGNNLVCRSCRAIKQAVPEIGLITDVALDPYTSHGHDGLMSGEDIVNDASVAQLCGQALVQAEAGADVIAPSDMMDGRVGAIRASLDNAGFEQVQIMAYAAKFASAFYGPFRDAIGTSAALKGDKRTYQMDPGNSNEALREVELDLAEGADSVMVKPGMPYLDIIRRVKDHFSVPTFAYQVSGEYAMLMAAVQNGWLDGDRVMMESLMAFKRAGADGVLTYFAPRIAERLQGGQS
- a CDS encoding threonine ammonia-lyase, producing MTDTLTQTALPPLPDLDAIREAAAEIDGQVVRTPCLPAPKLSQLVGAEIYVKYENMQVTNSFKDRGALVRLLRLSEEERRRGVIAMSAGNHAQAVAYHSSRLGIPATIVMPETTPFVKVQATQARGARVVLSGETLAESQIECERLRAEQDLTLIHPYDDPDVIRGQGTIALEMLEQAPDLDMLVVPIGGGGLISGIAIAAKALRPDITIVGTEAALYPSMWGMLRGESPTCGGNTLAEGIAVKNVGKLTYAAVRALVDDIMLVDEPSLERAVNAYLTLQKTMAEGAGAAGLAAVMMAPERFAGRKVGLVLCGGNIDARILASIMVRELARGERIVALRVVIQDRPGVLGELACTIGRLGGNILEVSHHRLFLNVPAKGTSVDFTIEIRDAAHAAELITAIEGLGFSVTRLEAAESHF
- a CDS encoding RDD family protein, with translation MAIFLEDFAMSAAMDYEAGHPLFDPFAHPELYQGMRFRRSMAFLMDCVLITVLMFAASIAILFLGVLTLGLAWVLFAILWPAVALLYIAFTLGGSNSATPGMRAMGIELRLWHGGKVYPLLAMIHGVLYYLSVSFLTPLVLLVAFFSDRKRLLHDMLLGTVMVDSSALRQLDSVVAGHDEPATA
- a CDS encoding SLC13 family permease, encoding MTLMSDLAMWLTFGVIVFSVVLYATERYSIELISLGVIVAYMIIFPVAGVGPSSLDASALIAGFANPGLLTILALLVVGQGLFHTDALDGAARIMVKAVDRVGGIAIAGAFLCIGLLSAFMNNTPVVVMFLPVIAALGTAVGRSSSRLLMPLSFISILGGMATVIGSSTNLLAVDVARRAGVADIGFFSFTPIALILIAVGAIYVLGVMPRILTPRRTMADELRAGAGRQFIAEIPVREGHPLNGAKSQAGLFPQLSEITVRLVQRGERAILPPFEDVTLRAGDIVIVAATRPKLEKILSQKNTMMPDAASDGEPEPQPLPGGVVTLAEAIVAPGSRLIGRTTPQAGFRTDTGCVALGIQRRSRMPRTPLTEIRMEAGDVLLFAGTRDQIERLRGNRDVLLVDWTATDVPRRAKAPLALAIFAAVVASAALELAPIVVAAMAGALAMLATGCLNIRQAVRVIDSRIVMLVGAAIASASALEATGGATALADAVVTALDGSSPAIILSAIFLVIAATTNVLTNNAAAVLFTPVAIQLASRLGVPAEPFVVAVIMAANCSFATPLAYQTNLLVMGPGHYRFRDFLVAGAPLVLLLWITFSLAAPWYYGLG